The following DNA comes from Vicinamibacterales bacterium.
GCGCGCCGGCCGGCGCGGCCACCGTCAGGCCGATGGCGGCGGCGAACAGCGCCGACCCGCGCAAGAAGCTCCGACGATCCAGGGTGTTGTCCAACATGTCGATCCGCCTCCTCGCGCCCCCGTCGGGGACGGCCTTCAGTCTACGCGAGAACCGCGGAGCCTGCCGATCGCGGCTGTCCCGCGGTGTCATTTTTTGTCTCGGACCCCGTACTTGAGTCAGCCGACGTTCCGGATGTCGACCGTGCCCGTGATGCGACGCGAGACGGGGCAGCGGCCCGCGATCTCGATGAGCCGCGTGCGCTGCTCGTCGGTGAGGGGCGCGCTGAAGGTCAGCCGGCGCTCCACGACGTAGACGCCGGCCTCGTCCCGTCCGGAGAGCTCCACCTCGACCTCGCCAACGTCCCAGCCCTTGCGCCCGGCGTACATCGTGACGGTCATGGCCACGCAACTCCCCAGGGCGCCGAGCAGCAGCTCGACCGGCGTCGGGGCGCGGTCCTC
Coding sequences within:
- a CDS encoding OsmC family protein, which produces MAAVRVTSAGGPYAQTIAIRHHTVLADETLEAGGEDRAPTPVELLLGALGSCVAMTVTMYAGRKGWDVGEVEVELSGRDEAGVYVVERRLTFSAPLTDEQRTRLIEIAGRCPVSRRITGTVDIRNVG